In Perca fluviatilis chromosome 14, GENO_Pfluv_1.0, whole genome shotgun sequence, a genomic segment contains:
- the LOC120572263 gene encoding solute carrier family 12 member 3-like: MGQFKSKRGGLDPGVVPNVHISTNDEGPPRYSSHGIPSTIIISDVESSALEGGSKAELQRFSIYSTLDKVPQQGHYANTLPQKQLRARPSLEALRRAFKEAEAGVEVPTTDSGVSSLPDSGTEESKAPPKNAPVRFGWILGVLIRTMLNIWGVILFLRLTLITSQAGIVLTWVIILISVAITTVTGISISAIATNGKVLAGGPYFLVSRSLGPEIGAPIGLILSFANAQASALNAVGFGEVVVTLMQDSGVVIVDYLNNVRLVGVLTIVVLLLISLAGMEWETKAQVVFFVCLMSSFISYIVGTLIPPTQEKQAQGIFGYNSEIFIANLAPNWSGPDGNFFQMFGLFFPAVSGILYGVSICGDLKDPNIAVPKGTLHAIFWTTLSYLVISITSASCVVQNASGNISDFMTGNTTGVCLGQGCQFGWNFTECIVSQSCQHGMANTQKVMGQLSGWYYLIIIGAFAATLSSALGYLVSAPKIFQCLCRDNIYPYIGIFAKGYGKNDEPLRAYGLSFIIAVAFTLIGSLDTIAILNSSLFMCVYTLINFSCFHASFTNAPGWRPQFIYYNKWVSFVGALVSFILMFLLSWWAGLITLIVYILLYLYIYYKKPNVNWGSSIQAGSYNMALSASVALSGVEDHVKNFRPQCLVLTGPPTQRPALVDFVDSFTKHASLMICGDIIMDRQTQPQEATDRLVKWMNKRKVRSFYSPFTADSLRVGARHLLQASGIGKLKPNTLVLGFKSNWRESSPESIEDYVNTINDTFDYKYGLCILRMMEGLDTSDQFDFEVNQGFEPDESAEKVDQQSSEGEPAPTDNMTNEGDSGEMETVFQDDQGKKTIDIYWIADDGGLTLLVPYLLTRRKRWSRCKVRVFIVGEEQNMEESRNEMLALLKRFRLDFNNVTVMTDCEKRPQAKYLDRFVDSVAPFRLYDEPQEGVSVSQNAPWKISDREFEAFKLKSEAKVRLNEIIRRNSKRAALVVVSLPVPHSDCTSALYMAWLDTLTCGLHCPVVLIRGNQEDVLTFYCQ, translated from the exons ATGGGGCAGTTCAAATCCAAACGTGGTGGGTTGGACCCGGGCGTTGTCCCCAATGTCCACATCTCAACCAATGATGAAGGACCTCCCAGGTACTCTTCACATGGTATTCCTTCAACCATCATCATCTCGGATGTCGAGTCAAG TGCATTAGAAGGTGGCTCGAAGGCGGAGCTACAGAGATTTTCCATCTACAGCACGTTAGACAAGGTGCCACAACAGGGGCATTATGCCAACACACTGCCGCAAAAGCAGCTGAGGGCCCGACCATCTCTTGAGGCTCTCCGCAGGGCATTTAAG GAGGCGGAGGCGGGAGTAGAGGTCCCCACCACAGACTCAGGAGTTAGCAGTCTCCCAGACAGTGGAACTGAAGAGTCAAAAGCTCCACCAAAGAATGCTCCTGTTAGATTTGGCTGGATTCTTGGAGTCCTG ATACGTACCATGCTGAATATTTGGGGAGTCATCCTGTTTCTCCGCCTAACGTTGATCACTTCTCAGGCAGGCATTG TGTTGACCTGGGTTATTATCCTGATATCTGTTGCGATTACCACAGTAACTGGCATCTCCATCTCTGCCATCGCCACCAACGGGAAGGTGCTCGCAG GTGGGCCGTATTTCCTGGTCTCCCGCTCTCTGGGTCCTGAAATTGGTGCCCCAATTGGGTTGATCCTTTCCTTCGCCAATGCTCAGGCCTCTGCGCTCAATGCCGTTGGCTTTGGAGAGGTGGTCGTGACTCTGATGCAG GATTCTGGTGTTGTCATTGTCGATTACTTGAATAACGTCCGTCTTGTGGGCGTGCTCACAATAGTGGTTCTTCTGCTCATCTCATTGGCTGGAATGGAGTGGGAGACCAAG GCCCAGGTTGTATTCTTTGTATGTCTCATGTCCTCGTTTATCAGCTACATCGTGGGAACCCTCATTCCGCCCACTCAAGAGAAACAGGCCCAAGGCATCTTTGGATACAACA GTGAGATCTTTATAGCAAACCTGGCACCAAATTGGAGTGGACCTGATGGCAACTTTTTCCAGATGTTTGGCCTTTTCTTCCCCGCTGTCTCTGGCATCCTGTATGGAGTCAGCATCTGTGGAGACCTCAAA GACCCTAATATTGCTGTCCCCAAAGGCACCTTGCATGCCATTTTCTGGACTACACTCTCCTATCTAGTTATTTCTATAACTTCTG CATCGTGTGTGGTGCAGAACGCCTCTGGTAATATAAGTGACTTTATGACTGGAAATACCACTGGTGTCTGTCTGGGTCAAGGATGTCAGTTCGGCTGGAACTTCACAGAATGCATCGTGTCACAGTCTTGTCAACATGGCATGGCCAACACTCAAAAG GTAATGGGCCAACTATCAGGTTGGTACTACCTCATCATTATTGGTGCCTTTGCAGCCACCTTGTCGTCTGCTCTTGGCTACCTCGTCTCTGCTCCTAAAATCTTTCAG TGTTTGTGCAGAGACAATATATACCCATACATTGGAATCTTTGCCAAGGGCTATGGGAAAAATGATGAGCCACTCCGGGCCTATGGGCTCTCCTTCATCATTGCTGTGGCCTTCACTCTCATTG GTAGCCTGGACACCATTGCAATCTTGAACTCGAGCTTATTCATGTGTGTCTACACCCTCATCAACTTTAGTTGCTTTCACGCTTCATTCACAAACGCTCCAG GTTGGAGGCCGCAGTTTATTTACTACAATAAATGGGTATCTTTTGTTGGAGCATTGGTCTCTTTCATACTGATGTTCCTACTTAGCTGGTGGGCTGGTCTCATCACTTTGATCGTCTACATCCTCCTGTATCTATACATCTACTACAAAAAGCCAA ATGTGAACTGGGGTTCATCAATCCAGGCAGGTTCATACAACATGGCTTTGTCAGCCTCTGTCGCTCTATCTGGTGTAGAGGATCATGTCAAAAATTTTAG ACCGCAATGTCTGGTCCTAACTGGGCCACCAACTCAGCGACCAGCCCTGGTGGACTTTGTTGACTCCTTTACCAAACATGCAAGCCTCATGATCTGTGGCGACATAATCATG GACAGACAGACTCAGCCACAGGAGGCCACAGATCGATTGGTAAAGTGGATGAACAAGAGGAAGGTGCGCTCCTTTTATTCTCCTTTCACGGCTGACAGCCTCAGAGTTGGAGCTCGACACTTGCTACAG GCTTCTGGTATAGGCAAGCTGAAGCCCAACACTCTGGTCCTGGGCTTCAAGTCAAACTGGAGAGAAAGTTCTCCTGAAAGCATTGAAGATTATGTCAACACCATAAA CGATACCTTCGACTACAAATACGGTCTATGTATCTTGAGGATGATGGAAGGATTGGATACCTCTGACCAGTTTGATTTTGAAG TGAACCAGGGTTTTGAGCCTGATGAATCTGCTGAAAAAGTGGACCAGCAATCTTCTGAGGGTGAACCCG CTCCAACTGATAATATGACCAATGAAGGCGATAGTGGTGAGATGGAGACAGTGTTTCAGGATGACCAGGGGAAGAAGACCATTGACATCTACTGGATAGCAGATGATGGAG GTCTGACTCTGCTGGTGCCTTACCTGCTCACCAGGAGGAAACGCTGGAGCCGCTGTAAGGTCAGAGTCTTCATCGTAGGAGAGGAACAAAACATGGAGGAAAGCCGCAACGA GATGCTTGCTCTTCTGAAACGGtttcgtttggattttaacaacgTTACAGTCATGACGGACTGCGAGAAGCGTCCACAGGCCAAGTA CCTTGATAGGTTTGTGGACAGTGTCGCCCCGTTCAGGCTATATGATGAACCGCAGGAAGGTGTCTCAGTCTCTCAAAACGCTCCATGGAAAATATCAGACAGAGAGTTTGAGGCCTTCAAacttaag TCTGAGGCAAAAGTGAGACTGAATGAAATCATCCGGAGGAATTCAAAACGGGCTGCTCTTGTGGTTGT GAGCCTTCCTGTGCCACACAGCGACTGCACTAGTGCTCTGTACATGGCCTGGCTGGATACTCTGACCTGTGGCCTCCACTGCCCTGTGGTGCTGATACGAGGAAACCAGGAGGATGTGCTCACTTTCTACTGCCAGTGA